A genomic region of uncultured Paludibaculum sp. contains the following coding sequences:
- a CDS encoding ankyrin repeat domain-containing protein — MSHLPPPRKLRENPDLDQLKRQAKELLQAYLAGEPAAVAEVNAYYHGADPATFALHHAQLVLARAHGFESWPKLKAYVDGITVQRLAALVRANDRPQVEAMLKLRPELANMEMSYGDEHRPLHYAVMGRFPELVRLLMRNGADARRGIHPHRDATTALTIAAERGFDEIVTIIEEEEQRRREMLTSSDTPVTSKQDELSEAIAAGDVSRALAMLEATPSLAGAGDRDGWTPLHVASAVRGPQVVDWLLQHGAQPNRTTPDGRTPLDLAAMGRRAIQPERFADVVRLLRRAGAELTPRAAAALGDVEWLRARHAQAPLVNPVTWESGGLLTVAVRHNQPEVLDLLLGFGFDPQERVRHGEGDQACVSQGFPLWHCAALGRREMAEKLLAHGASLREHVDSSGSPVHSAFSHRQWGMVELFRHHGGIVGPDTAAIYRQVDLAQQLLEDEANGALPEGITSPGRSVSEDLLEFGASGGSPEIVRMALERINFLRDDPRWFRYLGRCLDFWNHIPWLYAANQELDRGTYIQCFHLVLARCSPNLVGGFGRTVLHEVAAMGDHVTGEETALFAQALLDAGATTGIRDDILRSTPLGWACRWGRVEVAKLLLEYGADPIEPDAEPWARPRAWAQKMGHTQIVEMLAGYDA, encoded by the coding sequence ATGTCTCACTTGCCTCCTCCGCGCAAACTGCGCGAGAATCCAGATCTCGATCAACTCAAACGGCAGGCGAAGGAACTGCTCCAGGCGTACCTCGCCGGCGAACCCGCGGCCGTCGCGGAAGTCAATGCCTACTATCACGGAGCGGACCCCGCCACCTTTGCCCTCCATCACGCCCAACTCGTCTTGGCCCGCGCCCATGGATTTGAGAGCTGGCCCAAGCTCAAGGCCTACGTGGACGGAATCACGGTCCAGCGCCTCGCGGCGCTTGTGCGCGCCAACGACCGGCCCCAGGTCGAAGCCATGCTGAAGCTCCGGCCGGAGCTCGCCAACATGGAGATGTCCTACGGCGACGAGCATCGCCCGCTGCACTACGCGGTCATGGGCCGGTTCCCCGAACTGGTTCGCCTGCTCATGCGCAACGGAGCCGACGCCCGTCGCGGTATCCACCCTCATCGTGACGCCACCACCGCATTGACTATCGCCGCCGAACGTGGCTTCGACGAGATCGTGACCATCATCGAGGAGGAAGAGCAACGCCGCCGCGAGATGCTGACTTCCTCGGATACGCCCGTGACCAGCAAGCAGGACGAGTTGAGCGAAGCCATTGCGGCCGGCGACGTCAGCCGTGCCCTGGCCATGCTAGAGGCCACTCCATCCTTGGCCGGAGCCGGAGATCGCGACGGCTGGACTCCCCTGCACGTCGCTTCGGCCGTCCGCGGTCCCCAAGTGGTCGACTGGCTTCTTCAGCACGGCGCCCAGCCCAATCGGACGACGCCGGATGGCCGCACGCCGCTCGACCTTGCCGCCATGGGCCGCCGGGCCATTCAGCCGGAACGCTTCGCGGATGTGGTCCGCCTGCTCCGCCGCGCCGGTGCGGAGCTCACCCCCCGCGCGGCCGCTGCTCTGGGTGACGTCGAGTGGCTGCGCGCCCGTCACGCACAAGCGCCGCTGGTCAATCCGGTCACGTGGGAGTCCGGCGGTCTCCTCACCGTTGCCGTGCGCCACAACCAACCGGAGGTGCTCGACCTGCTGCTCGGTTTCGGCTTCGATCCTCAGGAGCGTGTCCGTCACGGCGAGGGCGACCAGGCCTGTGTTTCCCAAGGATTCCCACTCTGGCACTGCGCCGCGCTCGGACGGCGAGAGATGGCCGAGAAACTCCTCGCGCACGGCGCCAGCCTGCGGGAGCATGTCGACTCCAGCGGGTCGCCGGTCCACAGCGCGTTCAGCCATCGCCAGTGGGGCATGGTCGAACTCTTCAGACACCACGGCGGCATCGTCGGTCCTGACACGGCGGCCATCTATCGTCAAGTTGATCTGGCTCAACAACTGTTGGAAGACGAAGCCAATGGAGCCCTGCCCGAAGGCATCACCTCGCCCGGCAGGTCCGTTTCCGAGGATCTTCTGGAGTTCGGGGCCAGCGGGGGCAGTCCGGAGATCGTCCGCATGGCGCTTGAGCGTATCAACTTCCTCCGGGACGATCCGCGCTGGTTCCGCTACCTCGGCCGTTGCCTCGATTTCTGGAACCACATTCCGTGGCTCTATGCCGCCAACCAGGAGCTTGACCGCGGCACCTACATCCAGTGCTTCCATCTGGTGCTGGCCCGGTGCTCGCCAAACCTGGTCGGCGGCTTTGGGCGGACCGTGCTGCACGAGGTTGCGGCCATGGGCGACCACGTCACTGGCGAGGAGACCGCGCTGTTCGCCCAGGCCCTGCTCGACGCGGGCGCGACAACCGGCATTCGCGACGACATTCTTCGAAGTACACCCCTCGGCTGGGCCTGCCGTTGGGGCCGGGTGGAAGTAGCGAAGCTCCTGCTGGAATATGGTGCCGATCCAATCGAGCCGGACGCCGAGCCCTGGGCCCGGCCCAGAGCTTGGGCCCAGAAAATGGGCCATACGCAGATCGTTGAGATGTTAGCGGGCTACGACGCCTGA
- a CDS encoding energy transducer TonB: MILALLCTLPACGPSPPTAPGAPRPPIRAGSVAGCNKLTRVVKPGYPAEAQRKGIRGTVSLRVRITKAGEVSILEVLKGEPLLVPAATKAVSQWRYTPCVIDGEAVEAITVIDISFGANQ, encoded by the coding sequence GTGATTCTCGCACTGCTGTGCACTCTGCCGGCCTGCGGCCCCTCTCCACCAACGGCGCCAGGTGCCCCTCGCCCGCCCATTCGCGCAGGCTCTGTGGCCGGCTGCAACAAGCTCACTCGCGTGGTGAAGCCGGGCTACCCGGCGGAGGCCCAGCGCAAGGGTATTCGCGGAACGGTCAGCCTGCGAGTGCGGATCACGAAAGCCGGCGAGGTCTCCATTCTCGAGGTCCTGAAAGGAGAGCCCCTGCTGGTGCCGGCGGCCACGAAAGCGGTCAGCCAGTGGCGCTACACGCCCTGCGTCATTGACGGCGAGGCAGTAGAGGCCATCACCGTCATCGACATCAGCTTCGGAGCCAACCAGTAA